The stretch of DNA TCGGACGAGACGACGACCTTGATCGGTGTGTCGCCTTCGACTGAGATCAGCCAGCGGACTTCGCGACGCGGGCCCGTCTGGATGGGCTCTTGGGTTTGCGTCCCGCCCCGTCCGCGTTGGCCGGGCATCGCAGGCCCGGCCGGGATCATTTGCGGAGCGGTTCCGCCGCGCGGACCGGCCGGTGCGGCCGCGAAGCCCGGCAGCTTCAAGGTGCCGTCCAGAACGCCCAGCCTCTGCCAGGCGCCGCCCTGCAGAATCTTGACCTTGTCGCGGTTGCCGATCAGCCAGACGACATCCTCGCGGTTGCCGTTGAGCTGGGCGCCGCGCGCGACCTGAGTGGCCAGCGGCCCGGTATTCTCGATGACCGCCGTGACCTCGACGACCTTGGTCTTGCCTTTATCGGAGGAGGCCAGGACCTTGGCCTGAGCCTGGGAGATCACGATTTGGGGCAGGAGGCCGGCCCGAAACAGCTCGAACTTCCAGTGCTTCTCGCAGACGTCGAGAAGCGGCGCTCCCGGCAGGGCGTTGCCGCGATACTTGGGAATCCAGCCGCCGATCTCGCCGTCGCCCAATTCGGGGTGCTTGTAGGGCTTCCAGGCGACGAAGAGCTTGCCGCCGCTTTTGGCGTCCTGGTATTTGAGGAGCGCCCGCTCCTGCCAGGCTCGGGCGGCCGGGTCCGCGGCCGCGCCGGCGGTCGGCGCCGGCCCGACAACCTTCTCGAAATCGGGGATGTCCTTGGCCGGGTTCCAAAGCTCGGTGCAGGTGGCAAAGGCCCCGTACTGCTGGTACCACCAGTCGATGACCATGCCGAAGCCGTAGCGCTGGTCGCGCTCCTCATTGTAGCCCATGAACCAGGTCCGGGGCATCTCGTAACCGCGCTCCAAAGCGTACTTGTTTCGGACCGAGCCCCGCATGCGGGCCTTGATCTCGGCCAGCTTGTCCGGATTGGCCCAGGCCTCGGGCAGGGGCTCGCCCAGGATCTCCAAGTACTTTTTGCCCAGGACATAGTCGTAGACGGCCACGTCCTTGGGCGCCATAGTGGCATCCGAGGACGTTCCCGGCACCCGGTAGGTAAACCCGCCGGAGGTGTGGAAGTTCTGGACCATCAGGATGTTGCGGTGATTGACGGCGAACTCGACCAGGGCCCGGGCCTCGGGCGAGGAAGTCGGATAGGCGCCGGTCCCCCCCGGCAGGCCGTCGTCGGTCCACCAGCCTTCGGGGAAATTGCGGTTGACGTCGATGCCGGCGCTGCCGGACTCGTCGGCTGAACGGGGGCCGGCAAACGGCTTCGTCCCTTCCGTTACGATGGTGTAGCGGGGCTTGGCCGTCGACTCCGTCGCGGCGACCCGGACCATCAGGCGCGCGTCCAGATCGTCGGGCACGAACAGGCCCTTGGCGTCCTTGAATCGGAATTGGGTGATATGCCCGTCTCCGTTGAGATCGCGCGGCGCGTTGGGGCCCCGGCTGGAATCGCCGTTGCCGCGCTGGGAGATCTCGCGCTCGACGCTGGCGAAGACGCCGTCGGGGTTGACGATCGGGCAGACATAGATCGTCCGGGAATCCAGGAGCGCGGTGATCTCGGGCGCCGCACCGTAGCCGCTGAGGAGCTTGTCGATAATGTACAGGCAGACTTCGGTCCCGGTATATTCGTTGCCGTGGGTGCCGCCGTCGATCCATTGGCCCGGCTTGCCTAGATAGGCCTTGGCGGGGGGCGGCGTCTGGACCTCGAGGGCTCGCGGCCGCCGAATCTCGACCTGACGGTCGATCGTCGTCCCAGTGTCC from Candidatus Aminicenantes bacterium encodes:
- a CDS encoding M14 family zinc carboxypeptidase; protein product: MKKTALILVCLALALSASAAPKVPISFDDFHGYTGTVAYLKQVAAAFPRLTELLEIGRSTLGRPIYVLVISNLDTGTTIDRQVEIRRPRALEVQTPPPAKAYLGKPGQWIDGGTHGNEYTGTEVCLYIIDKLLSGYGAAPEITALLDSRTIYVCPIVNPDGVFASVEREISQRGNGDSSRGPNAPRDLNGDGHITQFRFKDAKGLFVPDDLDARLMVRVAATESTAKPRYTIVTEGTKPFAGPRSADESGSAGIDVNRNFPEGWWTDDGLPGGTGAYPTSSPEARALVEFAVNHRNILMVQNFHTSGGFTYRVPGTSSDATMAPKDVAVYDYVLGKKYLEILGEPLPEAWANPDKLAEIKARMRGSVRNKYALERGYEMPRTWFMGYNEERDQRYGFGMVIDWWYQQYGAFATCTELWNPAKDIPDFEKVVGPAPTAGAAADPAARAWQERALLKYQDAKSGGKLFVAWKPYKHPELGDGEIGGWIPKYRGNALPGAPLLDVCEKHWKFELFRAGLLPQIVISQAQAKVLASSDKGKTKVVEVTAVIENTGPLATQVARGAQLNGNREDVVWLIGNRDKVKILQGGAWQRLGVLDGTLKLPGFAAAPAGPRGGTAPQMIPAGPAMPGQRGRGGTQTQEPIQTGPRREVRWLISVEGDTPIKVVVSSEKGGTAVKELTVR